From the genome of Pseudomonas bubulae:
ATGTGCCTGATGCGTTGAAGCTGTGCCATCTTGATGAGCTGGATTTCAGCCCGATGCGCACCACTTACTTCCTTAGCCGTGAGACAGTGATTACCTCCAAACTGGTGGGTATGGCGCGTTGGCGTGAAGCCTTGTTCGCCTTTATGCTCAAGAATGCCAACAGCAACCTGCGCTTCTTCAAGCTGCCGGTTAACCGGGTGATTGAGCTGGGGACGCAGGTCGAGATGTAAACCCGTCCAGGCGCAATAAAAAAGCCCCGGCTCGCGAGAGTCGGGGCTTTTTTGGTTAAGCCGGGGCCTGTAACTGTGGGAGCGGGCTTGCTCGCGATGCAGGCGGCTCGGTGTATCTGGTAGATCGAGTCGTTGCTATCGCGGGCAAGCCCGCTCCCACAAAGGCTGACTTATTGGGCCGTCGCCTGATGTTTCTTGATCAGGTCCACCAGGCGCTGGGCGAGGGCCGGGTAATTCTCGTCGAAGTGATGGCCGCCGGGCAGCTTGAGGCTTTCGCCGACCGCGGTCTTGGCAGTGCAGCCGCTTTCATCGACTTCTTCTGCGCCATAGATGCACACGACTTTACTGGCTGGCAGCTTGGACATTTCTTCGCCGGTATCCGCTTCTGCGCCAGCCTTGCCCAGCCAGCCATCGACATGGATCTCAAAACTGCCGCTGCGGGCAAAGGCCAGCAGCATGATCGAGTCGACACGCTTTTGCTCCGCTTCAGGCAGGCGGTTGTAGGTGGCCGGCAAAACATCTGCACCAAACGAATAGCCCACCAGTACAAAGCGCTGGGTGCCCCATTTTTGCCGGTAGTGCTGCATCAGCTCGGTGAGGTCGGTGGCGCTTTGCTCGGGGGTCTTGTGCTGCCAGTAGTAGCGCAGCATGTCGATGCCCACCACCGGGTAGCCGATCTTGGCCATCTCGCCCGCCACGTCACGGTCCAGATCCCGCCAGCCTCCATCACCGGAGAGGAACAGGGTCACGGTGCTGTTTTGCTGGCCGGCAGGTACTTCGACCACCGGCATGCTCAGCCCGCCGTTTTCATCGCCCACCAGGATTTTGCGCAGCTCGTTGCTCAGGACTTGTGGGTAGTGAATGTCGTAGTCGCTGATGCTGGTCTGCGCATTCGGTTGATCGCGTACAAAAGCCGCGCTCGGGTCATCAGGGTTGTCGTTCCAGGCCACCAGCCAGTTACCGTGGGTGGCAGTTTTCGGAACGGGCAGTGTGCAGCCGGGTTCTTCCAGCTTGAAACCCACCGATACGGCTTGCGCCTTGTCGTTGGTTTGCGCGGCCAGCCAGCGCCAGGCCAGAGTGGCCCCAGGGCCTATGCCGCTGACCAGGGTTGCAGGCCCCTTGAGCTGCTGTAGCGCGGTTTGCAGTGCTTGCTGTTGCAGGGTGCAGTCGTCCTTGGGCAGGATCACTTGCACCAGTTGCGCCTTGCCTGCGCGGCTGAGGGCCATGAGTTGCTTGTCGTTCAGGGCTTCTTCGGCCGGAGTGGCAATCACCACCCGGGCCTGGGCTCTCTGTCCGGGTGTGACCCTGGTCAGGGTCGAGCCATCGCTCTGGCCCAGGTGTTCAATCGTCGGTTCCGGAGC
Proteins encoded in this window:
- a CDS encoding virulence factor family protein; amino-acid sequence: MKHRSWRFLLLALIVLVALAAGGYWWWNRPAPEPTIEHLGQSDGSTLTRVTPGQRAQARVVIATPAEEALNDKQLMALSRAGKAQLVQVILPKDDCTLQQQALQTALQQLKGPATLVSGIGPGATLAWRWLAAQTNDKAQAVSVGFKLEEPGCTLPVPKTATHGNWLVAWNDNPDDPSAAFVRDQPNAQTSISDYDIHYPQVLSNELRKILVGDENGGLSMPVVEVPAGQQNSTVTLFLSGDGGWRDLDRDVAGEMAKIGYPVVGIDMLRYYWQHKTPEQSATDLTELMQHYRQKWGTQRFVLVGYSFGADVLPATYNRLPEAEQKRVDSIMLLAFARSGSFEIHVDGWLGKAGAEADTGEEMSKLPASKVVCIYGAEEVDESGCTAKTAVGESLKLPGGHHFDENYPALAQRLVDLIKKHQATAQ